The proteins below are encoded in one region of Podarcis raffonei isolate rPodRaf1 chromosome 6, rPodRaf1.pri, whole genome shotgun sequence:
- the KANK4 gene encoding KN motif and ankyrin repeat domain-containing protein 4 isoform X2 yields the protein MENTDDEWASKPEDKDPPQSPYSLETPYGFHLDLDFLKYVDDIEKGNTIKRIPIHRKAKHPKFSTLPRNFSLPENGSRAYSSAPNKSFLTQRKASLGAEESSPAVTSTDSLPLATRSNEPSYRKKALLIETVKQDAAHLEEETGNCRGRPQLLRASSMPATLPPSQDSGVETQPEAFPPLAFLPSSDGKGLEFDFSPVKGTLDSDWSKGSPENLKNVKEQISQAVQDTERLMRQQEEAKLVLDQGQPELTKERIQPSASWQSQQLLSQELLAVAESGEEECDTTETDVCRPSIQSELTTFRASEYNLESQTQKDIEFNITETLTAGLQEGDEVTSPGTGEMKGNVNLKPLLSEEPSKITALKQHIAILEEQLNNKTEELEQIRVVLKQQDKEIKAKERSIEMLATSKAQLEEKLCGESTKEIAPYKQDKIALQYHDAAVNTEQAAKEASDKGVNVSITVPMESIGCDACEIDNKNLQIKEGHRKLFHVHHEMTSVDVGEKDRPSFQRQKEMKQENDGSPLELSYNELKIDEHIDNDNYQKGVCNYDTQFSAASEESCSGVEVVGSKAGGNEGLFEEDFKQELNEEETQPEPKNSPADPIVGQYVKKIQDLLQEQWTCLEHGYPELASAIKQPASKLSSIQNQLVNSLNLLLSAYSTQTPTDKENSNTQYQQLEISPSTSLKSIMKKKDTGFHAGGNGTKKNLQFVGVNGGYETTSSEDSSCEESSSEGNSDSETERKCGNDEHRWGEDGNESEQRASGTAHYARKEDPEEQEGTTRPSTQHKADRFKPSTDFLKGCQILSKHLPEIRTTKDKLLRHVLSTICQEWFRISSRKSSSPEIVAAYLQEVEAIHPQLENIIVNLADGNGNTALHYSVSHSNFRIVKLLLETGVCDVDHQNKAGYTAVMITPLASAETDEEMDVVTKLLKEGNVNIRASQGGQTALILGVSHDREDMVKALLSCGADVNLQDDAGLSPLMVASQYGNIEIVKLLLTHPSCDAALIDKAGNSALSIALKSAHMEIAEFLRSHIQHSRPLNT from the exons ATGAATGGGCGTCCAAACCAGAGGATAAAGATCCACCCCAAAGCCCCTATTCTCTTGAAACACCCTATGGCTTCCACTTAGATCTTGACTTCCTGAAGTACGTAGATGACATCGAGAAAGGAAATACTATCAAGAGGATTCCTATTCACAGGAAGGCAAAGCACCCAAAATTCAGCACGCTGCCTCGCAATTTCAGCCTTCCAGAAAATGGATCGAGGGCCTACTCCTCCGCCCCAAACAAGAGCTTCCTTACGCAGAGGAAGGCCTCCTTAGGGGCAGAGGAAAGCAGCCCTGCTGTCACATCGACTGACTCATTGCCCTTAGCCACCCGTTCAAATGAGCCAAGCTACAGAAAAAAGGCCCTTTTAATAGAGACTGTCAAGCAAGATGCTGCGCACCTTGAAGAGGAGACTGGCAACTGTAGAGGGAGGCCTCAGCTTTTGAGGGCATCCAGTATGCCTGCCACGCTGCCACCAAGCCAGGATTCAGGAGTAGAAACGCAGCCAGAAGCTTTTCCACCTTTGGCATTCCTTCCGTCTTCTGATGGGAAAGGCTTGGAATTTGATTTTAGTCCCGTAAAGGGAACACTGGATTCAGATTGGTCCAAGGGATCTCCTGAAAATCTGAAAAATGTAAAGGAGCAAATCAGTCAGGCCGTCCAGGATACTGAGAGGCTTATGAGGCAACAGGAAGAAGCTAAGCTTGTGCTAGACCAGGGACAACCAGAGCTTACAAAGGAGAGAATACAACCCAGTGCTTCATGGCAAAGCCAGCAATTATTATCTCAGGAACTGCTTGCAGTTGCTGAGAGTGGAGAAGAGGAATGTGATACAACGGAGACCGATGTTTGTCGGCCATCCATCCAAAGTGAATTGACCACTTTCAGAGCCTCGGAATACAACCTTGAGAGCCAGACCCAGAAAGACATAGAATTCAACATAACTGAGACACTTACAGCAGGACTACAGGAGGGGGATGAAGTTACAAGTCCTGGCACTGGAGAGATGAAAGGAAACGTAAACCTCAAGCCTTTGCTCTCTGAAGAACCTAGCAAGATAACAGCCTTAAAGCAGCATATTGCTATTCTGGAGGAACAGCTCAACAACAAGACAGAAGAACTTGAGCAGATTCGAGTAGTCTTGAAGCAGCAGGATAAGGAAATCAAGGCCAAGGAGAGAAGCATTGAAATGTTGGCAACTTCCAAAGCTCAACTGGAAGAGAAACTCTGTGGGGAGAGTACCAAAGAAATTGCACCGTACAAGCAGGACAAAATTGCCCTCCAGTACCATGATGCTGCTGTGAATACCGAACAGGCAGCTAAGGAGGCATCTGACAAAGGGGTTAATGTAAGCATCACTGTGCCTATGGAATCAATAGGGTGTGATGCCTGTGAAATTGATAATAAGAATCTGCAGATAAAGGAAGGGCATAGGAAGCTGTTCCATGTCCACCATGAGATGACAAGTGTTGATGTTGGAGAAAAAGACCGTCCATCTTTCCAGAGacagaaagaaatgaaacaagAAAATGATGGTTCTCCTCTCGAGCTAAGTTACAATGAACTGAAGATTGATGAACACATTGATAATGACAACTACCAGAAGGGAGTGTGCAACTATGACACACAGTTCTCTGCTGCTAGTGAAGAAAGCTGCTCAGGTGTTGAGGTGGTTGGCTCAAAGGCAGGAGGAAATGAAGGCCTTTTTGAAGAAGATTTTAAGCAGGAGCTGAATGAGGAGGAAACCCAACCAGAACCAAAGAATTCGCCTGCAGATCCCATCGTAGGCCAATACGTTAAAAAAATCCAGGATTTGTTGCAAGAGCAGTGGACGTGCCTAGAACACGGGTACCCAGAACTCGCCAGTGCCATTAAGCAGCCCGCCTCAAAGCTCAGCTCCATCCAGAACCAGCTTGTTAATTCCTTGAACTTGCTGCTCTCTGCTTACTCAACACAAACGCCGACAGACAAGGAGAATTCCAACACACAGTATCAACAGTTGG AAATTTCTCCAAGCACAAGCCTTAAATCTATAATGAAAAAGAAGGACACTGGTTTCCATGCAGGAGGTAACGGCACCAAAAAGAACCTTCAGTTTGTTGGGGTAAATGGTGG TTACGAAACCACATCCAGTGAAGATTCAAGTTGTGAAGAAAGCTCCTCAGAAGGGAATTCAGATAGTGAGACTGAGAGAAAGTGTGGCAATGATGAGCATAGATGGGGTGAAGATGGCAATGAAAGTGAACAAAGAGCTTCTGGAACTGCCCATTACGCAAGGAAAGAAGACCCCGAAGAGCAAGAGGGAACCACACGACCAAGCACACAGCACAAGGCAGACAG ATTTAAACCCTCTACAGATTTTCTGAAAGGATGCCAGATCTTGAGCAAACACCTGCCAGAAATAAGAACCACAAAGGACAAATTACTG aggcaCGTTTTAAGCACCATCTGCCAGGAGTGGTTCCGAATCTCAAGCAGGAAATCCTCCAGCCCTGAAATTGTGGCAGCTTACCTCCAAGAGGTTGAGGCAATTCATCCACAGTTAGAGAATATAATTGTGAACTTGGCTGATGGGAATGGCAACACAGCACTTCATTACAGTGTTTCTCATTCCAACTTTCGGATTGTGAAGCTTCTTTTAGAGACAG GTGTCTGTGATGTGGACCATCAAAACAAAGCTGGGTATACAGCAGTAATGATCACACCACTTGCATCAGCAGAAACTGATGAAGAAATGGACGTGGTCACGAAGCTCTTGAAAGAAGGCAATGTTAATATACGGGCAAGTCAG GGAGGCCAGACTGCCTTAATTCTGGGGGTGAGCCATGATAGAGAAGATATGGTGAAAGCCTTGTTGTCATGTGGCGCTGATGTAAACCTTCAGGATGATGCTGGTTTGTCACCCCTGATGGTTGCTTCTCAGTATGGTAACATCGAAATTGTGAAGCTTCTCTTGACCCATCCAAGTTGTGATGCTGCATTGATTGACAAG GCTGGTAATTCTGCTTTGTCCATAGCTTTGAAATCTGCCCacatggaaattgcagagttccTTCGGAGCCACATACAGCACAGTCGGCCTCTGAATACATAA
- the KANK4 gene encoding KN motif and ankyrin repeat domain-containing protein 4 isoform X1 translates to MENTDADEWASKPEDKDPPQSPYSLETPYGFHLDLDFLKYVDDIEKGNTIKRIPIHRKAKHPKFSTLPRNFSLPENGSRAYSSAPNKSFLTQRKASLGAEESSPAVTSTDSLPLATRSNEPSYRKKALLIETVKQDAAHLEEETGNCRGRPQLLRASSMPATLPPSQDSGVETQPEAFPPLAFLPSSDGKGLEFDFSPVKGTLDSDWSKGSPENLKNVKEQISQAVQDTERLMRQQEEAKLVLDQGQPELTKERIQPSASWQSQQLLSQELLAVAESGEEECDTTETDVCRPSIQSELTTFRASEYNLESQTQKDIEFNITETLTAGLQEGDEVTSPGTGEMKGNVNLKPLLSEEPSKITALKQHIAILEEQLNNKTEELEQIRVVLKQQDKEIKAKERSIEMLATSKAQLEEKLCGESTKEIAPYKQDKIALQYHDAAVNTEQAAKEASDKGVNVSITVPMESIGCDACEIDNKNLQIKEGHRKLFHVHHEMTSVDVGEKDRPSFQRQKEMKQENDGSPLELSYNELKIDEHIDNDNYQKGVCNYDTQFSAASEESCSGVEVVGSKAGGNEGLFEEDFKQELNEEETQPEPKNSPADPIVGQYVKKIQDLLQEQWTCLEHGYPELASAIKQPASKLSSIQNQLVNSLNLLLSAYSTQTPTDKENSNTQYQQLEISPSTSLKSIMKKKDTGFHAGGNGTKKNLQFVGVNGGYETTSSEDSSCEESSSEGNSDSETERKCGNDEHRWGEDGNESEQRASGTAHYARKEDPEEQEGTTRPSTQHKADRFKPSTDFLKGCQILSKHLPEIRTTKDKLLRHVLSTICQEWFRISSRKSSSPEIVAAYLQEVEAIHPQLENIIVNLADGNGNTALHYSVSHSNFRIVKLLLETGVCDVDHQNKAGYTAVMITPLASAETDEEMDVVTKLLKEGNVNIRASQGGQTALILGVSHDREDMVKALLSCGADVNLQDDAGLSPLMVASQYGNIEIVKLLLTHPSCDAALIDKAGNSALSIALKSAHMEIAEFLRSHIQHSRPLNT, encoded by the exons CAGATGAATGGGCGTCCAAACCAGAGGATAAAGATCCACCCCAAAGCCCCTATTCTCTTGAAACACCCTATGGCTTCCACTTAGATCTTGACTTCCTGAAGTACGTAGATGACATCGAGAAAGGAAATACTATCAAGAGGATTCCTATTCACAGGAAGGCAAAGCACCCAAAATTCAGCACGCTGCCTCGCAATTTCAGCCTTCCAGAAAATGGATCGAGGGCCTACTCCTCCGCCCCAAACAAGAGCTTCCTTACGCAGAGGAAGGCCTCCTTAGGGGCAGAGGAAAGCAGCCCTGCTGTCACATCGACTGACTCATTGCCCTTAGCCACCCGTTCAAATGAGCCAAGCTACAGAAAAAAGGCCCTTTTAATAGAGACTGTCAAGCAAGATGCTGCGCACCTTGAAGAGGAGACTGGCAACTGTAGAGGGAGGCCTCAGCTTTTGAGGGCATCCAGTATGCCTGCCACGCTGCCACCAAGCCAGGATTCAGGAGTAGAAACGCAGCCAGAAGCTTTTCCACCTTTGGCATTCCTTCCGTCTTCTGATGGGAAAGGCTTGGAATTTGATTTTAGTCCCGTAAAGGGAACACTGGATTCAGATTGGTCCAAGGGATCTCCTGAAAATCTGAAAAATGTAAAGGAGCAAATCAGTCAGGCCGTCCAGGATACTGAGAGGCTTATGAGGCAACAGGAAGAAGCTAAGCTTGTGCTAGACCAGGGACAACCAGAGCTTACAAAGGAGAGAATACAACCCAGTGCTTCATGGCAAAGCCAGCAATTATTATCTCAGGAACTGCTTGCAGTTGCTGAGAGTGGAGAAGAGGAATGTGATACAACGGAGACCGATGTTTGTCGGCCATCCATCCAAAGTGAATTGACCACTTTCAGAGCCTCGGAATACAACCTTGAGAGCCAGACCCAGAAAGACATAGAATTCAACATAACTGAGACACTTACAGCAGGACTACAGGAGGGGGATGAAGTTACAAGTCCTGGCACTGGAGAGATGAAAGGAAACGTAAACCTCAAGCCTTTGCTCTCTGAAGAACCTAGCAAGATAACAGCCTTAAAGCAGCATATTGCTATTCTGGAGGAACAGCTCAACAACAAGACAGAAGAACTTGAGCAGATTCGAGTAGTCTTGAAGCAGCAGGATAAGGAAATCAAGGCCAAGGAGAGAAGCATTGAAATGTTGGCAACTTCCAAAGCTCAACTGGAAGAGAAACTCTGTGGGGAGAGTACCAAAGAAATTGCACCGTACAAGCAGGACAAAATTGCCCTCCAGTACCATGATGCTGCTGTGAATACCGAACAGGCAGCTAAGGAGGCATCTGACAAAGGGGTTAATGTAAGCATCACTGTGCCTATGGAATCAATAGGGTGTGATGCCTGTGAAATTGATAATAAGAATCTGCAGATAAAGGAAGGGCATAGGAAGCTGTTCCATGTCCACCATGAGATGACAAGTGTTGATGTTGGAGAAAAAGACCGTCCATCTTTCCAGAGacagaaagaaatgaaacaagAAAATGATGGTTCTCCTCTCGAGCTAAGTTACAATGAACTGAAGATTGATGAACACATTGATAATGACAACTACCAGAAGGGAGTGTGCAACTATGACACACAGTTCTCTGCTGCTAGTGAAGAAAGCTGCTCAGGTGTTGAGGTGGTTGGCTCAAAGGCAGGAGGAAATGAAGGCCTTTTTGAAGAAGATTTTAAGCAGGAGCTGAATGAGGAGGAAACCCAACCAGAACCAAAGAATTCGCCTGCAGATCCCATCGTAGGCCAATACGTTAAAAAAATCCAGGATTTGTTGCAAGAGCAGTGGACGTGCCTAGAACACGGGTACCCAGAACTCGCCAGTGCCATTAAGCAGCCCGCCTCAAAGCTCAGCTCCATCCAGAACCAGCTTGTTAATTCCTTGAACTTGCTGCTCTCTGCTTACTCAACACAAACGCCGACAGACAAGGAGAATTCCAACACACAGTATCAACAGTTGG AAATTTCTCCAAGCACAAGCCTTAAATCTATAATGAAAAAGAAGGACACTGGTTTCCATGCAGGAGGTAACGGCACCAAAAAGAACCTTCAGTTTGTTGGGGTAAATGGTGG TTACGAAACCACATCCAGTGAAGATTCAAGTTGTGAAGAAAGCTCCTCAGAAGGGAATTCAGATAGTGAGACTGAGAGAAAGTGTGGCAATGATGAGCATAGATGGGGTGAAGATGGCAATGAAAGTGAACAAAGAGCTTCTGGAACTGCCCATTACGCAAGGAAAGAAGACCCCGAAGAGCAAGAGGGAACCACACGACCAAGCACACAGCACAAGGCAGACAG ATTTAAACCCTCTACAGATTTTCTGAAAGGATGCCAGATCTTGAGCAAACACCTGCCAGAAATAAGAACCACAAAGGACAAATTACTG aggcaCGTTTTAAGCACCATCTGCCAGGAGTGGTTCCGAATCTCAAGCAGGAAATCCTCCAGCCCTGAAATTGTGGCAGCTTACCTCCAAGAGGTTGAGGCAATTCATCCACAGTTAGAGAATATAATTGTGAACTTGGCTGATGGGAATGGCAACACAGCACTTCATTACAGTGTTTCTCATTCCAACTTTCGGATTGTGAAGCTTCTTTTAGAGACAG GTGTCTGTGATGTGGACCATCAAAACAAAGCTGGGTATACAGCAGTAATGATCACACCACTTGCATCAGCAGAAACTGATGAAGAAATGGACGTGGTCACGAAGCTCTTGAAAGAAGGCAATGTTAATATACGGGCAAGTCAG GGAGGCCAGACTGCCTTAATTCTGGGGGTGAGCCATGATAGAGAAGATATGGTGAAAGCCTTGTTGTCATGTGGCGCTGATGTAAACCTTCAGGATGATGCTGGTTTGTCACCCCTGATGGTTGCTTCTCAGTATGGTAACATCGAAATTGTGAAGCTTCTCTTGACCCATCCAAGTTGTGATGCTGCATTGATTGACAAG GCTGGTAATTCTGCTTTGTCCATAGCTTTGAAATCTGCCCacatggaaattgcagagttccTTCGGAGCCACATACAGCACAGTCGGCCTCTGAATACATAA
- the KANK4 gene encoding KN motif and ankyrin repeat domain-containing protein 4 isoform X3: MENTDADEWASKPEDKDPPQSPYSLETPYGFHLDLDFLKYVDDIEKGNTIKRIPIHRKAKHPKFSTLPRNFSLPENGSRAYSSAPNKSFLTQRKASLGAEESSPAVTSTDSLPLATRSNEPSYRKKALLIETVKQDAAHLEEETGNCRGRPQLLRASSMPATLPPSQDSGVETQPEAFPPLAFLPSSDGKGLEFDFSPVKGTLDSDWSKGSPENLKNVKEQISQAVQDTERLMRQQEEAKLVLDQGQPELTKERIQPSASWQSQQLLSQELLAVAESGEEECDTTETDVCRPSIQSELTTFRASEYNLESQTQKDIEFNITETLTAGLQEGDEVTSPGTGEMKGNVNLKPLLSEEPSKITALKQHIAILEEQLNNKTEELEQIRVVLKQQDKEIKAKERSIEMLATSKAQLEEKLCGESTKEIAPYKQDKIALQYHDAAVNTEQAAKEASDKGVNVSITVPMESIGCDACEIDNKNLQIKEGHRKLFHVHHEMTSVDVGEKDRPSFQRQKEMKQENDGSPLELSYNELKIDEHIDNDNYQKGVCNYDTQFSAASEESCSGVEVVGSKAGGNEGLFEEDFKQELNEEETQPEPKNSPADPIVGQYVKKIQDLLQEQWTCLEHGYPELASAIKQPASKLSSIQNQLVNSLNLLLSAYSTQTPTDKENSNTQYQQLEISPSTSLKSIMKKKDTGFHAGGNGTKKNLQFVGVNGGYETTSSEDSSCEESSSEGNSDSETERKCGNDEHRWGEDGNESEQRASGTAHYARKEDPEEQEGTTRPSTQHKADRFKPSTDFLKGCQILSKHLPEIRTTKDKLLRHVLSTICQEWFRISSRKSSSPEIVAAYLQEVEAIHPQLENIIVNLADGNGNTALHYSVSHSNFRIVKLLLETDAPGQLYSKLHTEF; this comes from the exons CAGATGAATGGGCGTCCAAACCAGAGGATAAAGATCCACCCCAAAGCCCCTATTCTCTTGAAACACCCTATGGCTTCCACTTAGATCTTGACTTCCTGAAGTACGTAGATGACATCGAGAAAGGAAATACTATCAAGAGGATTCCTATTCACAGGAAGGCAAAGCACCCAAAATTCAGCACGCTGCCTCGCAATTTCAGCCTTCCAGAAAATGGATCGAGGGCCTACTCCTCCGCCCCAAACAAGAGCTTCCTTACGCAGAGGAAGGCCTCCTTAGGGGCAGAGGAAAGCAGCCCTGCTGTCACATCGACTGACTCATTGCCCTTAGCCACCCGTTCAAATGAGCCAAGCTACAGAAAAAAGGCCCTTTTAATAGAGACTGTCAAGCAAGATGCTGCGCACCTTGAAGAGGAGACTGGCAACTGTAGAGGGAGGCCTCAGCTTTTGAGGGCATCCAGTATGCCTGCCACGCTGCCACCAAGCCAGGATTCAGGAGTAGAAACGCAGCCAGAAGCTTTTCCACCTTTGGCATTCCTTCCGTCTTCTGATGGGAAAGGCTTGGAATTTGATTTTAGTCCCGTAAAGGGAACACTGGATTCAGATTGGTCCAAGGGATCTCCTGAAAATCTGAAAAATGTAAAGGAGCAAATCAGTCAGGCCGTCCAGGATACTGAGAGGCTTATGAGGCAACAGGAAGAAGCTAAGCTTGTGCTAGACCAGGGACAACCAGAGCTTACAAAGGAGAGAATACAACCCAGTGCTTCATGGCAAAGCCAGCAATTATTATCTCAGGAACTGCTTGCAGTTGCTGAGAGTGGAGAAGAGGAATGTGATACAACGGAGACCGATGTTTGTCGGCCATCCATCCAAAGTGAATTGACCACTTTCAGAGCCTCGGAATACAACCTTGAGAGCCAGACCCAGAAAGACATAGAATTCAACATAACTGAGACACTTACAGCAGGACTACAGGAGGGGGATGAAGTTACAAGTCCTGGCACTGGAGAGATGAAAGGAAACGTAAACCTCAAGCCTTTGCTCTCTGAAGAACCTAGCAAGATAACAGCCTTAAAGCAGCATATTGCTATTCTGGAGGAACAGCTCAACAACAAGACAGAAGAACTTGAGCAGATTCGAGTAGTCTTGAAGCAGCAGGATAAGGAAATCAAGGCCAAGGAGAGAAGCATTGAAATGTTGGCAACTTCCAAAGCTCAACTGGAAGAGAAACTCTGTGGGGAGAGTACCAAAGAAATTGCACCGTACAAGCAGGACAAAATTGCCCTCCAGTACCATGATGCTGCTGTGAATACCGAACAGGCAGCTAAGGAGGCATCTGACAAAGGGGTTAATGTAAGCATCACTGTGCCTATGGAATCAATAGGGTGTGATGCCTGTGAAATTGATAATAAGAATCTGCAGATAAAGGAAGGGCATAGGAAGCTGTTCCATGTCCACCATGAGATGACAAGTGTTGATGTTGGAGAAAAAGACCGTCCATCTTTCCAGAGacagaaagaaatgaaacaagAAAATGATGGTTCTCCTCTCGAGCTAAGTTACAATGAACTGAAGATTGATGAACACATTGATAATGACAACTACCAGAAGGGAGTGTGCAACTATGACACACAGTTCTCTGCTGCTAGTGAAGAAAGCTGCTCAGGTGTTGAGGTGGTTGGCTCAAAGGCAGGAGGAAATGAAGGCCTTTTTGAAGAAGATTTTAAGCAGGAGCTGAATGAGGAGGAAACCCAACCAGAACCAAAGAATTCGCCTGCAGATCCCATCGTAGGCCAATACGTTAAAAAAATCCAGGATTTGTTGCAAGAGCAGTGGACGTGCCTAGAACACGGGTACCCAGAACTCGCCAGTGCCATTAAGCAGCCCGCCTCAAAGCTCAGCTCCATCCAGAACCAGCTTGTTAATTCCTTGAACTTGCTGCTCTCTGCTTACTCAACACAAACGCCGACAGACAAGGAGAATTCCAACACACAGTATCAACAGTTGG AAATTTCTCCAAGCACAAGCCTTAAATCTATAATGAAAAAGAAGGACACTGGTTTCCATGCAGGAGGTAACGGCACCAAAAAGAACCTTCAGTTTGTTGGGGTAAATGGTGG TTACGAAACCACATCCAGTGAAGATTCAAGTTGTGAAGAAAGCTCCTCAGAAGGGAATTCAGATAGTGAGACTGAGAGAAAGTGTGGCAATGATGAGCATAGATGGGGTGAAGATGGCAATGAAAGTGAACAAAGAGCTTCTGGAACTGCCCATTACGCAAGGAAAGAAGACCCCGAAGAGCAAGAGGGAACCACACGACCAAGCACACAGCACAAGGCAGACAG ATTTAAACCCTCTACAGATTTTCTGAAAGGATGCCAGATCTTGAGCAAACACCTGCCAGAAATAAGAACCACAAAGGACAAATTACTG aggcaCGTTTTAAGCACCATCTGCCAGGAGTGGTTCCGAATCTCAAGCAGGAAATCCTCCAGCCCTGAAATTGTGGCAGCTTACCTCCAAGAGGTTGAGGCAATTCATCCACAGTTAGAGAATATAATTGTGAACTTGGCTGATGGGAATGGCAACACAGCACTTCATTACAGTGTTTCTCATTCCAACTTTCGGATTGTGAAGCTTCTTTTAGAGACAG ATGCCCCCGGGCAATTATATTCAAAGCTACACACTGAGTTTTAA